Proteins from a genomic interval of Streptomyces sp. Tu6071:
- a CDS encoding histidine phosphatase family protein: MGELIVVRHGQTEWSRSGRYAGRTDVPLTEAGEAAARALGARLADRPRPVAVFSSPLGRAMRTARLAGLAGARPDPDLLEWDYGGYEGLTAARIRAGRPGWELWRDGLVPGDAEHPGEGLERVAARVDAVLERVRPLLDAGDVAVVAHGHLTRVLAVRWLGLDASASRFLGLDASASRFLGHPHPGSLTVLAEEDGQRVISAWNTR; the protein is encoded by the coding sequence ATGGGGGAACTGATCGTGGTCCGGCACGGGCAGACGGAGTGGAGCCGCTCCGGACGGTATGCGGGCCGTACGGACGTGCCGTTGACGGAGGCGGGGGAGGCGGCGGCGCGCGCTCTCGGGGCCAGGCTGGCGGACCGCCCGCGACCCGTCGCGGTGTTCAGCAGCCCGCTCGGCCGCGCGATGCGCACGGCCCGGCTCGCGGGTCTGGCCGGAGCCCGGCCCGATCCCGACCTGCTGGAGTGGGACTACGGCGGGTACGAGGGGCTGACGGCCGCGCGTATCCGCGCGGGTCGGCCGGGCTGGGAGCTGTGGCGGGACGGGCTCGTTCCCGGCGACGCGGAGCACCCGGGGGAGGGGCTGGAGCGGGTGGCGGCGCGGGTCGATGCCGTACTGGAACGGGTCCGCCCGCTGCTGGACGCGGGAGACGTCGCCGTGGTGGCGCACGGTCACCTCACCCGCGTGCTGGCCGTCCGCTGGCTCGGCCTCGACGCCTCGGCGAGCCGCTTCCTCGGCCTCGACGCCTCGGCGAGCCGCTTCCTCGGCCACCCGCACCCCGGCAGCCTCACCGTCCTGGCCGAGGAGGACGGCCAACGGGTCATCTCCGCCTGGAACACCCGCTGA
- a CDS encoding sigma factor-like helix-turn-helix DNA-binding protein: protein MRVVLDPALIAPRRPDLTFDAFADSHMGLWTRYAESQVGAAHSDEVVARACGWLRGNWRRVLGSDSVARYAWRVLKAEVHACATERGVRPVGEVSGAALAELPERLYDLVVLRYELGVGDAEIADYLGIEQAAVGAQARYARGRVEGLSVVAGSSATEGRAGAEGPPGEEKLSGAEGPPGPEHLPGAEGLSGPEGLSGVGE from the coding sequence GTGCGGGTCGTGCTCGATCCCGCGTTGATCGCGCCCCGGCGGCCGGATCTCACCTTCGACGCCTTCGCGGATTCGCACATGGGGCTGTGGACGCGGTACGCGGAGTCGCAGGTGGGCGCGGCGCACAGCGACGAGGTCGTGGCGCGGGCGTGCGGGTGGCTGCGCGGGAACTGGAGGCGGGTGCTGGGCTCGGACTCGGTGGCGCGGTACGCGTGGCGGGTGCTGAAGGCGGAGGTGCACGCGTGCGCGACGGAGCGGGGGGTGCGCCCCGTTGGCGAGGTGTCCGGGGCCGCGCTCGCCGAACTCCCGGAGCGGCTGTACGACTTGGTGGTACTGCGGTACGAGCTGGGGGTGGGGGACGCGGAGATCGCGGACTACCTGGGGATCGAGCAGGCGGCGGTGGGGGCGCAGGCGCGGTACGCGCGGGGGCGGGTGGAGGGGCTTTCCGTCGTGGCGGGCTCGTCGGCGACGGAGGGGCGCGCAGGGGCGGAGGGGCCACCCGGGGAGGAGAAGCTTTCCGGGGCGGAGGGGCCACCCGGGCCGGAGCACCTTCCCGGGGCGGAGGGGCTTTCCGGCCCGGAGGGGCTTTCCGGGGTGGGCGAGTGA
- a CDS encoding ABC transporter permease, whose amino-acid sequence MPANGAEAAPASARADGYRPGRTLPVRVELRRQLTRRRTAVMGAVLFLLPFVLAVAFAVGGTPGGDGANGQRGTLMDAATRSGADFAAVCLFVSAGFLLVVPVALFCGDTVAAEANWSTLRYLLAAPVARQRLLASKLAVALACSLAAMILLPLVGLLLGTALYGWGPLELPTGDSVSAGAAVPRLALAVAYLFVSQLVTAALAFWLSTRTDAPLGAVGGAVGLTIIGNVLDAVTALGHWRDFLPAHWQFAWTDLLTPDLAWQGAAKGAAISLTYALVLFALAFRGFARKDVVS is encoded by the coding sequence CTGCCCGCGAACGGTGCCGAAGCCGCGCCGGCCTCCGCGCGTGCGGACGGCTACCGGCCCGGTCGGACCTTGCCCGTGCGGGTGGAGTTGCGGCGGCAGTTGACGCGGCGGCGGACGGCGGTGATGGGAGCGGTGCTGTTCCTGTTGCCGTTCGTGCTCGCCGTGGCCTTCGCCGTGGGCGGGACGCCCGGCGGGGACGGGGCGAACGGGCAGCGGGGCACGCTCATGGACGCGGCGACGCGCTCGGGGGCCGACTTCGCGGCGGTGTGCCTCTTCGTATCGGCGGGCTTCCTGCTCGTCGTCCCGGTCGCCCTCTTCTGCGGGGACACGGTGGCGGCCGAGGCGAACTGGTCGACGCTGCGCTACCTCCTCGCCGCGCCGGTGGCGCGCCAGCGGCTCCTGGCGAGCAAGCTCGCCGTGGCCCTGGCCTGCTCGCTCGCGGCGATGATCCTGCTACCGCTCGTCGGGCTCCTCCTCGGTACGGCGCTCTACGGCTGGGGCCCGCTCGAACTCCCCACGGGAGACTCCGTTTCCGCAGGGGCGGCGGTGCCGCGCCTCGCGCTCGCCGTCGCGTACCTCTTCGTCTCCCAACTCGTCACGGCGGCGCTGGCCTTCTGGCTCTCGACGCGTACGGACGCCCCCCTCGGCGCGGTCGGCGGCGCGGTCGGCCTCACGATCATCGGCAACGTCCTGGACGCCGTCACCGCCCTCGGGCACTGGCGCGACTTCCTGCCCGCCCACTGGCAGTTCGCCTGGACCGACCTCCTCACCCCCGACCTCGCCTGGCAGGGCGCGGCGAAGGGAGCGGCGATCTCGCTGACGTACGCCCTGGTCCTCTTCGCCCTGGCCTTCCGGGGCTTCGCACGGAAGGACGTCGTGTCCTGA
- a CDS encoding NUDIX domain-containing protein: MWCAHAKYNVGVTGVVRDDEGRVLLLRHRLWSPQRPWGLPTGFAAKGEEFGQTVVREVKEETGLDVVPGPLVRLRSGYRLRLEVAYEARLTGGTLRLDPLEILEARWCEPDDLPEGLSDLHRRLIKGETDADSVRGVG, translated from the coding sequence TTGTGGTGCGCGCACGCCAAGTACAACGTCGGTGTCACCGGGGTCGTACGCGACGACGAGGGACGCGTGCTGCTGCTGCGGCACCGGCTGTGGTCGCCGCAGCGGCCCTGGGGCCTGCCGACCGGCTTCGCCGCGAAGGGCGAGGAGTTCGGACAGACCGTCGTCCGCGAGGTCAAAGAGGAGACGGGGCTCGACGTCGTCCCCGGCCCCCTCGTCCGTCTCCGCAGCGGCTACCGCCTGCGCCTCGAAGTCGCCTACGAGGCCCGCCTCACCGGCGGCACCCTCCGCCTCGACCCCCTGGAGATCCTGGAGGCCCGCTGGTGCGAACCCGACGACCTGCCGGAGGGGCTGTCGGATCTGCACCGGCGGCTGATCAAGGGGGAGACGGATGCCGATTCGGTGCGGGGGGTGGGGTGA
- a CDS encoding FAD-dependent oxidoreductase, with protein MTATGERHAVVVGGSLAGMLTARVLSAHARVTVVERDRLDDAAGSGPRPGIPQARHTHVFVEGGQLALESLLPGILGELSARGALPVGMPYDLVQHQSGRWYERFAASTRFLSCTRGLLDTVVRERVLAEGGVDLLAGTGVTGLVGDAERVRGVRVRKRGAADDPYEIEADLVVDASGRTSRVPTWLGEIGGEAPDEETIDTGQGYATQRYRLRPGAEDPGYHCLYFLPDTEQPLTGVVLRVEDGLWVASLSGPRGSEPPTDPAGFLDYASQYPHPYLREWLSTMEPVGPVHSNRSTANIRRYYERPGRRPAGLLVVGDALCAFNPIYGQGMTVAAQQVVALRKVLGAGGGVAGGAREGAASGGRFLGRGGRRTRDVQRALAGVAETAWAISAGADRALPGVESTGPGPNALDRLTGRYLRRVAAIVPGDPGAGRHYRSVLALTAPPARLFHPRIALPALFRAPRATPGEPPLVVEGWPAGEG; from the coding sequence ATGACCGCTACCGGTGAACGCCACGCCGTCGTCGTCGGCGGCAGTCTCGCGGGGATGCTCACGGCGCGGGTACTGAGCGCGCACGCGCGGGTGACGGTCGTGGAGCGCGACCGGCTCGACGACGCGGCCGGGAGCGGGCCCCGGCCCGGTATTCCGCAGGCGCGGCACACCCATGTCTTCGTCGAGGGCGGCCAGTTGGCGCTGGAATCGCTGCTTCCGGGCATCCTCGGCGAGCTGTCCGCGCGCGGCGCGCTGCCGGTGGGGATGCCGTACGACCTCGTGCAGCACCAGTCGGGGCGCTGGTACGAGCGCTTCGCCGCGAGCACCCGATTCCTGTCCTGCACACGGGGGTTGCTCGACACGGTCGTACGGGAACGGGTGCTCGCCGAAGGCGGCGTGGACCTGCTCGCGGGAACCGGGGTGACGGGGCTCGTGGGGGACGCGGAGCGCGTGCGCGGGGTGCGCGTGCGCAAGCGGGGGGCGGCCGATGACCCGTACGAGATCGAGGCGGACCTCGTCGTGGACGCCTCGGGGCGGACCTCGCGGGTGCCCACGTGGCTCGGGGAGATCGGCGGGGAGGCGCCCGACGAGGAGACGATCGACACGGGCCAGGGGTACGCGACCCAGCGCTACCGGCTTCGGCCGGGCGCCGAGGACCCGGGTTACCACTGCCTGTACTTCCTCCCGGACACCGAACAGCCGCTCACGGGCGTGGTGTTGCGCGTGGAGGACGGCCTGTGGGTCGCGAGCCTGTCGGGACCGCGCGGCAGCGAACCGCCCACCGACCCGGCCGGTTTCCTGGACTACGCGAGCCAGTACCCGCACCCGTACCTGCGCGAATGGCTCAGCACGATGGAGCCGGTCGGCCCCGTGCACAGCAACCGCAGCACGGCAAACATCCGCCGCTACTACGAGCGTCCGGGGCGCCGCCCGGCCGGGCTGCTGGTCGTCGGCGACGCGCTGTGCGCCTTCAACCCGATCTACGGGCAGGGGATGACGGTGGCGGCGCAGCAGGTGGTGGCGCTGCGGAAGGTGTTGGGGGCCGGAGGCGGAGTCGCGGGCGGAGCGCGCGAGGGCGCTGCTTCGGGGGGCCGGTTTCTCGGGCGGGGTGGCAGGCGTACGCGGGATGTGCAGCGGGCGCTGGCCGGGGTCGCGGAGACCGCGTGGGCGATCTCGGCGGGGGCCGACCGCGCGCTTCCCGGCGTCGAGTCCACGGGGCCCGGACCGAACGCCCTCGACCGCCTCACCGGGCGCTACCTGCGCCGCGTCGCCGCGATCGTCCCCGGCGACCCGGGCGCGGGCCGCCACTACCGCTCCGTCCTCGCCCTCACCGCACCACCGGCCCGGCTCTTCCACCCGAGAATCGCCCTCCCGGCCCTCTTCCGCGCGCCGCGAGCGACGCCGGGGGAGCCGCCGTTGGTGGTGGAGGGCTGGCCGGCTGGGGAGGGGTGA
- a CDS encoding SAM-dependent methyltransferase: protein MDEYAVDLELDRAHSARMYDWFLGGTTNFPADREAAAAALTAFPVILTTARVNRAFMHRSVRLLAGAGLNQFLDIGTGIPTSPNLHEVAQSVRPAARVVYADHDPIVLAHARALLHSSPQGRTAYVQAEARDPAALLAAPDLRATLDLSRPVALSLNALLHFVPDDEEAYGLVAALKSALAPGSTLAISHVTPEFDPAGIARLTQAYESSGTPGKARTREEIARFFTGWDLLDPGLVPSHAWRPEAADRTTAAESACYAAVARKPAP, encoded by the coding sequence ATGGACGAGTACGCGGTGGACCTCGAACTCGATCGCGCGCACTCCGCCCGCATGTACGACTGGTTCCTCGGCGGCACGACGAACTTCCCCGCCGACCGCGAAGCCGCCGCAGCGGCCCTGACGGCCTTCCCGGTCATCCTCACGACGGCCCGCGTCAACCGCGCCTTCATGCACCGCTCCGTCCGCCTCCTGGCCGGCGCGGGACTCAACCAGTTCCTCGACATCGGTACGGGCATTCCGACCAGCCCCAACCTCCACGAGGTCGCCCAGTCCGTCCGCCCCGCTGCGCGCGTCGTCTACGCCGACCACGACCCGATCGTCCTCGCCCACGCCCGCGCGCTCCTGCACAGCAGCCCGCAGGGCCGCACGGCGTACGTGCAGGCCGAGGCCCGCGACCCGGCCGCACTCCTCGCCGCCCCCGACCTCCGCGCGACGCTCGACCTCTCCCGCCCGGTCGCGCTCTCCCTCAACGCCCTCCTCCACTTCGTCCCCGACGACGAGGAGGCGTACGGGCTCGTCGCCGCCCTCAAGTCGGCCCTGGCGCCCGGCAGTACGCTCGCGATCAGCCACGTCACACCGGAGTTCGACCCGGCGGGCATAGCGCGCCTCACCCAGGCGTACGAGTCCTCGGGCACGCCCGGCAAGGCCCGCACGCGCGAGGAGATCGCCCGCTTCTTCACGGGCTGGGACCTCCTGGACCCGGGCCTCGTCCCGAGCCACGCATGGCGTCCCGAAGCCGCGGACCGGACGACGGCGGCGGAATCCGCGTGCTACGCGGCGGTGGCCCGCAAACCCGCCCCCTGA